A portion of the Nitratidesulfovibrio termitidis HI1 genome contains these proteins:
- a CDS encoding glycine zipper 2TM domain-containing protein, translated as MRQLKALVTLLILGLAISGCAQTYGGGTYKGGQTRMSHTVQYGTVEQISDSVIEDSPSGLGALGGAVVGGVLGNMIGGGKGRVLTTLGGAVAGGAAGYAGEQAMKTKKAIEITVRLENGQVMSVVQEPDETFVVGDRVRILTGNDGSARVRH; from the coding sequence ATGCGTCAACTCAAGGCCCTCGTGACGCTGCTTATCCTCGGGCTTGCCATTTCCGGCTGCGCCCAGACCTACGGCGGCGGCACCTACAAGGGCGGGCAGACCCGCATGTCGCACACCGTGCAGTACGGCACCGTGGAACAGATCAGCGATTCCGTGATCGAGGACAGCCCCAGCGGTCTCGGCGCACTTGGCGGCGCCGTGGTGGGCGGTGTGCTTGGCAACATGATCGGCGGCGGCAAGGGCCGGGTGCTGACCACGCTGGGTGGCGCCGTGGCCGGTGGCGCCGCGGGCTATGCCGGCGAACAGGCCATGAAGACCAAGAAGGCCATCGAAATCACCGTCAGGCTGGAGAACGGGCAGGTGATGTCCGTGGTGCAGGAACCGGACGAAACCTTCGTGGTGGGCGACCGGGTGCGCATCCTGACGGGGAATGACGGTTCGGCCCGCGTGCGTCACTAG
- a CDS encoding RNA recognition motif domain-containing protein, whose protein sequence is MAKSIYVGNLPWAATEDEVRSLFSTYGTVLSVKLVTDRETGRARGFGFVEMDDAAAAAAIEALDNTPFGGRNLRVNEAQPKAPRPPRY, encoded by the coding sequence ATGGCCAAGTCTATCTACGTCGGCAATCTGCCTTGGGCCGCCACCGAGGACGAAGTGCGCAGCCTGTTCAGCACCTACGGCACGGTGCTTTCCGTCAAGCTGGTCACCGACCGTGAAACCGGGCGCGCCCGCGGCTTCGGCTTTGTCGAGATGGATGACGCCGCTGCTGCGGCGGCCATCGAAGCCCTGGACAACACCCCGTTCGGCGGTCGCAACCTGCGCGTCAACGAGGCGCAGCCCAAGGCGCCCCGCCCGCCCCGCTACTAG
- the rarD gene encoding EamA family transporter RarD produces the protein MPPQPEQRTTRAGLWGALGAFGLWGLLPLYWKLVQQVPSFEILCHRIAWSVVFLLPLVLLGGRLAEVRAALASRRNLTTIAGSSLLIGGNWFLYIWAVNSDMVLETSLGYYMTPLVNALLGALVLGERPSRVQLAAIAIAAAGVLSMLVSYGRLPWVALVLAVSFSFYGLLRKLVKVESIPGLFIETMLLAPVAIGYLGWLAWQGGGALGHQGAATSLLLVGAGIATSTPLLCFAFAARRLRLMTLGIMQYIAPSIAFLLGAFVFREPVTSAHLLTFGCIWAALALYTAEGLRAARSGYRHAVR, from the coding sequence ATGCCGCCGCAACCGGAGCAACGCACCACGCGCGCGGGCCTTTGGGGGGCCCTTGGCGCGTTCGGCCTGTGGGGCCTGCTGCCCCTGTACTGGAAGCTTGTCCAGCAGGTGCCCTCGTTCGAAATCCTGTGCCACCGCATTGCCTGGTCGGTGGTGTTCCTGCTGCCCCTGGTGCTGCTGGGGGGGCGCCTGGCAGAGGTGCGCGCCGCCCTGGCCTCGCGCCGCAACCTGACCACCATCGCGGGCAGCAGCCTGCTTATCGGCGGCAACTGGTTCCTGTACATCTGGGCCGTGAATTCGGACATGGTGCTGGAAACCAGCCTGGGCTACTACATGACCCCGCTGGTCAACGCCCTGCTGGGCGCGCTGGTGCTGGGCGAAAGGCCAAGCCGCGTGCAGCTTGCGGCCATCGCCATCGCCGCCGCCGGGGTACTGTCCATGCTGGTCTCCTACGGCAGGCTGCCGTGGGTGGCGCTGGTGCTGGCGGTGTCGTTCTCGTTCTACGGCCTGTTGCGCAAGCTGGTGAAGGTGGAGTCCATCCCCGGCCTGTTCATCGAGACCATGCTGCTTGCGCCCGTGGCCATCGGCTACCTGGGGTGGCTGGCGTGGCAGGGGGGCGGCGCGCTGGGTCACCAGGGTGCCGCCACCAGCCTGTTGCTGGTGGGCGCGGGCATCGCCACATCCACGCCGCTGCTGTGCTTTGCCTTCGCGGCGCGTCGGCTGCGCCTGATGACGCTGGGGATCATGCAGTACATCGCGCCGAGCATCGCCTTTCTGCTGGGGGCCTTCGTGTTCCGCGAGCCGGTGACCTCGGCCCACCTGCTGACCTTCGGCTGCATCTGGGCGGCCCTGGCCCTGTACACGGCGGAAGGCCTGCGCGCCGCAAGGAGCGGATACCGCCACGCGGTTCGGTGA
- a CDS encoding EAL domain-containing protein — MTTRRKAPWPQEAPWHAPLRVPADCPRRSPMLPPDLVPAVRHHVADTPRRTHRPRPLLHAFRLPVLASAARPLSPLLPTTSAIISIATASPALAAAEGAVPWTSPVPLAGLAAGLALGLLAGMLLWRGKTTGAEQDTASGHTDSSNQADASNQADDLDRAREQYHAIFNSAPVGIFRVTPEGRYENVNPEYARIWGCPTTEEMLECVSDIPRQMYANPADRQRFVGALQATGRVDRMELRLKRRDGSLFWGLVSARLVRGPASAQTALTGQAGASDSTGRASGRAENTPAEVDYIDGFVLDITEQKVMQDQLSEAWRRLRDIIDFLPDAALVLDASRRVTAWNRAMEEMTGHSAGEMLGRGNFEYALPFYGERIPLLGDRFFSPDMPLPSHYTMFGAQGDKLTAEAYVPTLFGGRGAHVWTVASALRDGEGRLAGVIQTIRDITERRNQVLELEKSRQRYDMAISATNDGIWEWELATNTLYHSPRCLEIMGRAPDERMSPMDIAAILHPEDRLRVLSEVRRITGEDAERFEHEFRIRHTDGTWRWVLARGAARRGPGGRLNRVAGALADITDHKQGDAIAGILFHIANAINETRDLDELFLSIHTALRRHVQAPNFFIALVNEPEDRLDFAYFADERDARYNPVEHISDPGVQSPTLEVIRTGRQVHLHSNDIAARPVFGARPAAWLGTPLRSRGKVIGAMVVQHYEDSEFFSARDAELMVPVAEQVAVAIERKQGEEMLTHLALHDPLTGLPNRALLLDRIDRAIQRRRRNDSYRFVVLMLDLDRFKFINDSHGHTTGDNLLVEVARRMRPVVRAGDTVARLGGDEFALLLEDVDSPRRIVQITRRLLAALERPVRMGAKVVRTSASIGMVLRTQGYDTADALLRDADIAMYQAKAQGKGRFRVFNQSMHRHTLEMMTLEGDLSMAMRRKQLYLEYQPVFGVDGARLLGFEALVRWRHPTEGAVPPARFIPIAEETGLILRIGQWVLEQAAATLARWRATLPGAHELYVSVNLSARQASQPNLTGRVARVLTDTGLPPDALKLEITETAIMKDPDGALQRLEALRRLGVGIGIDDFGTGYSSLAYLQRFPVDTLKVDRSFVSAVAGDAENREIVRTVVTLGRSLGLHVVAEGVETAEQLAIVAELGCHSVQGYHFSRPVAEDRAVAFIAAGGMPGSTVPQTDSLG; from the coding sequence ATGACCACCCGCCGCAAGGCGCCCTGGCCGCAGGAGGCACCGTGGCATGCGCCCTTGCGCGTGCCCGCCGACTGCCCGCGCCGCTCCCCCATGCTGCCGCCGGACCTCGTGCCCGCCGTGCGCCATCACGTCGCAGACACTCCCCGCCGCACCCACCGCCCGCGTCCTTTGCTCCACGCGTTTCGCCTGCCGGTTCTTGCGTCCGCGGCACGTCCGCTTTCGCCCCTGCTGCCGACCACCAGCGCCATCATCAGCATAGCCACCGCCAGCCCGGCTCTGGCCGCCGCCGAAGGCGCCGTGCCATGGACGTCCCCCGTGCCGCTGGCCGGCCTTGCCGCCGGGCTGGCGCTGGGCCTGCTGGCAGGGATGCTGTTGTGGCGCGGCAAGACCACCGGCGCGGAGCAGGACACCGCTTCGGGGCACACGGATAGTTCGAATCAGGCAGACGCTTCAAACCAGGCGGACGATCTGGACCGGGCCCGCGAGCAGTACCACGCCATCTTCAACAGCGCGCCGGTGGGCATCTTTCGGGTGACGCCGGAAGGCCGCTACGAGAACGTCAACCCGGAATACGCGCGCATCTGGGGCTGCCCCACCACGGAAGAAATGCTGGAATGCGTCTCGGACATTCCCCGGCAGATGTACGCCAACCCTGCGGATCGCCAGCGCTTCGTGGGCGCGTTGCAGGCCACGGGCCGCGTGGACCGCATGGAACTGCGCCTGAAGCGCCGCGACGGCAGCCTGTTCTGGGGGCTGGTCAGCGCGCGGCTGGTGCGCGGCCCGGCTTCGGCCCAGACGGCCCTCACGGGCCAGGCTGGCGCTTCGGACAGTACGGGCCGTGCCAGCGGAAGAGCAGAGAACACCCCGGCGGAAGTGGACTACATCGACGGCTTCGTACTGGACATCACCGAGCAGAAGGTGATGCAGGACCAGCTTTCCGAGGCGTGGCGCAGGCTGCGCGACATCATCGACTTTCTGCCCGACGCGGCCCTGGTGCTGGACGCAAGCCGCCGGGTCACCGCCTGGAACCGCGCCATGGAGGAAATGACCGGCCATTCCGCGGGCGAGATGCTGGGGCGCGGCAACTTCGAATACGCCCTGCCCTTCTACGGCGAGCGCATCCCCCTGCTGGGCGACCGGTTCTTCAGCCCGGACATGCCCCTGCCCAGCCACTACACCATGTTCGGCGCACAGGGCGACAAGCTGACGGCGGAGGCCTACGTGCCCACGTTGTTCGGCGGCCGGGGCGCCCACGTGTGGACCGTGGCATCCGCCCTGCGCGACGGTGAAGGGCGGCTCGCCGGGGTCATCCAGACCATCCGCGACATAACGGAACGGCGCAACCAGGTGCTGGAACTGGAAAAAAGCCGCCAGCGCTACGACATGGCCATTTCCGCCACCAACGACGGCATCTGGGAATGGGAACTGGCCACCAACACCCTGTACCATTCGCCGCGCTGCCTCGAGATCATGGGGCGAGCCCCCGATGAACGGATGTCGCCCATGGACATCGCGGCCATCCTGCACCCGGAGGACAGGCTGCGCGTGCTGTCCGAGGTGCGCCGCATCACCGGAGAGGACGCGGAGCGCTTCGAGCATGAATTCCGCATCCGCCACACCGACGGCACGTGGCGCTGGGTGCTGGCGCGCGGCGCGGCCCGGCGCGGCCCCGGCGGACGCCTGAATCGCGTGGCCGGGGCACTGGCCGACATCACCGACCACAAGCAGGGCGACGCCATCGCGGGCATCCTGTTCCACATCGCCAACGCCATCAACGAAACGCGCGACCTGGACGAACTGTTCCTGTCCATCCATACGGCCCTGCGCCGTCACGTGCAGGCCCCCAACTTCTTCATCGCCCTGGTCAACGAACCGGAAGACCGGCTGGACTTCGCCTACTTCGCCGACGAGCGCGACGCCCGCTACAACCCCGTGGAGCACATTTCCGACCCCGGCGTGCAAAGCCCCACGCTCGAGGTCATCCGCACCGGCAGGCAGGTGCACCTGCACAGCAACGACATCGCGGCGCGCCCGGTGTTCGGTGCGCGCCCGGCGGCCTGGCTGGGCACCCCGCTGCGCTCGCGCGGCAAGGTCATCGGGGCCATGGTGGTGCAGCACTACGAGGATTCGGAATTCTTCTCGGCCCGCGACGCGGAACTGATGGTGCCGGTGGCCGAACAGGTGGCCGTGGCCATAGAACGCAAGCAGGGCGAGGAAATGCTGACCCATCTCGCCCTGCACGACCCGCTTACCGGCCTGCCCAACCGCGCCCTGCTGCTGGACCGCATAGACCGGGCCATCCAGCGGCGCCGCCGCAACGACAGCTATCGCTTTGTCGTGCTGATGCTGGACCTGGACCGCTTCAAGTTCATCAACGACAGCCACGGCCACACCACGGGCGACAACCTGCTGGTGGAGGTGGCCCGGCGCATGCGCCCGGTGGTGCGCGCGGGCGACACCGTGGCCCGGCTTGGCGGCGACGAATTCGCCCTGTTGCTGGAAGACGTGGATTCGCCCCGGCGCATCGTGCAGATCACCCGCCGCCTGCTGGCCGCGCTGGAACGCCCGGTGCGCATGGGCGCCAAGGTGGTGCGCACGTCCGCCAGCATCGGCATGGTGCTGCGCACCCAGGGGTACGATACGGCAGACGCGCTGCTGCGCGACGCGGACATCGCCATGTACCAGGCGAAAGCCCAGGGCAAGGGACGTTTCCGGGTGTTCAACCAGTCCATGCACCGCCACACCCTGGAAATGATGACCCTGGAAGGCGACCTTTCCATGGCCATGCGCCGCAAGCAACTGTACCTGGAATACCAGCCGGTGTTCGGCGTGGACGGCGCACGGCTGCTGGGGTTCGAGGCGCTGGTGCGCTGGCGGCACCCCACCGAGGGCGCGGTGCCCCCGGCCCGGTTCATCCCCATCGCGGAAGAGACGGGGCTGATCCTGCGCATCGGCCAGTGGGTGCTGGAACAGGCGGCGGCCACCCTGGCCCGCTGGCGGGCCACCCTGCCCGGCGCGCACGAATTGTACGTGTCGGTGAACCTTTCGGCCCGGCAGGCATCGCAGCCCAACCTTACCGGGCGCGTGGCCCGCGTCCTGACCGACACCGGCCTGCCGCCCGATGCCCTGAAACTGGAGATTACCGAAACCGCCATCATGAAGGATCCGGACGGCGCATTGCAGCGGCTGGAAGCCCTGCGCCGTCTGGGGGTGGGCATCGGCATCGACGATTTCGGCACCGGCTACTCGTCACTGGCCTATCTGCAACGCTTTCCGGTGGACACCCTGAAGGTGGACCGCTCGTTCGTGTCCGCCGTGGCCGGGGATGCGGAAAACCGCGAGATCGTGCGCACCGTGGTCACCCTGGGCCGCAGCCTTGGGCTGCACGTGGTGGCCGAAGGGGTGGAAACGGCGGAGCAGCTCGCCATCGTGGCGGAACTGGGCTGCCACTCGGTGCAGGGGTACCATTTCTCCCGTCCCGTCGCCGAGGACCGGGCCGTGGCATTCATCGCCGCCGGGGGCATGCCCGGGAGCACCGTCCCGCAGACAGACAGCCTCGGCTGA